A genomic window from Streptomyces mirabilis includes:
- the miaB gene encoding tRNA (N6-isopentenyl adenosine(37)-C2)-methylthiotransferase MiaB, translating to MTSSSDRSQAVDVQEPKTYEVRTYGCQMNVHDSERLSGLLEGAGYVRAPEGSDGDADVVVFNTCAVRENADNRLYGNLGRLAPMKTKRPGMQIAVGGCLAQKDRDTIVKKAPWVDVVFGTHNIGKLPVLLERARVQEEAQVEIAESLEAFPSTLPTRRESAYAAWVSISVGCNNTCTFCIVPALRGKEKDRRTGDILAEIEALVGEGVSEITLLGQNVNAYGSDIGDREAFSKLLRACGQIEGLERVRFTSPHPRDFTDDVIAAMAETPNVMPQLHMPLQSGSDPILKAMRRSYRQDRYLGIIEKVRAAIPHAAITTDIIVGFPGETEEDFEQTMHVAREARFSAAFTFQYSKRPGTPAATMENQVPKEVVQARYERLVALQEQISWDENKKQVGRTLELMVAEGEGRKDGATHRLSGRAPDNRLVHFTKPDREVRPGDVVTVEVTYAAPHHLLAEGAVLDVRRTRAGDAWGKRNAAEAPKSAGVMLGLPKIGAPEPLPVATGSGCGCD from the coding sequence ATGACCAGCAGCAGCGACCGGAGTCAGGCAGTGGACGTTCAGGAACCCAAGACCTACGAGGTGCGCACCTACGGGTGCCAGATGAACGTCCACGACTCCGAACGGCTCTCCGGGCTCCTCGAAGGCGCAGGTTACGTGCGCGCGCCCGAAGGGTCCGACGGGGACGCGGACGTCGTCGTCTTCAACACCTGCGCCGTCCGGGAGAACGCCGACAACAGGCTGTACGGCAACCTCGGCCGCCTCGCGCCGATGAAGACGAAGCGCCCCGGGATGCAGATCGCCGTCGGCGGCTGCCTGGCCCAGAAGGACCGCGACACCATCGTGAAGAAGGCGCCCTGGGTGGACGTCGTCTTCGGTACGCACAACATCGGCAAGCTGCCGGTCCTCCTGGAGCGCGCCCGCGTGCAGGAAGAGGCGCAGGTCGAGATCGCCGAGTCGCTGGAGGCGTTCCCGTCCACGCTGCCGACCCGCCGCGAGAGCGCGTACGCGGCCTGGGTCTCCATCTCCGTGGGCTGCAACAACACCTGCACCTTCTGCATCGTCCCGGCGCTGCGCGGCAAGGAGAAGGACCGCAGGACCGGTGACATCCTCGCCGAGATCGAGGCACTGGTCGGCGAGGGCGTCTCCGAGATCACCCTGCTCGGGCAGAACGTCAACGCGTACGGCAGCGACATCGGCGACCGCGAGGCGTTCAGCAAGCTGCTGCGGGCCTGTGGGCAGATCGAGGGCCTGGAGCGGGTCCGGTTCACCTCCCCGCACCCCCGTGACTTCACCGACGACGTCATCGCCGCCATGGCCGAGACTCCGAACGTGATGCCGCAGCTGCACATGCCGCTGCAGTCCGGTTCGGACCCGATCCTGAAGGCGATGCGCCGGTCCTACCGGCAGGACCGCTACCTCGGGATCATCGAGAAGGTGCGCGCCGCCATTCCGCACGCCGCCATCACCACCGACATCATCGTGGGCTTCCCCGGCGAGACCGAGGAGGACTTCGAGCAGACCATGCACGTGGCGCGGGAGGCCCGCTTCTCGGCGGCGTTCACGTTCCAGTACTCCAAGCGCCCCGGCACCCCGGCCGCCACCATGGAGAACCAGGTCCCCAAGGAGGTCGTCCAGGCGCGCTACGAGCGTCTCGTCGCCCTCCAGGAGCAGATTTCCTGGGACGAGAACAAGAAGCAGGTCGGCCGCACCCTGGAGCTGATGGTCGCCGAGGGCGAGGGCCGCAAGGACGGTGCCACCCACCGCCTCTCCGGTCGTGCCCCCGACAACCGCCTGGTCCACTTCACCAAGCCCGACCGGGAAGTACGCCCCGGCGACGTGGTCACCGTCGAGGTCACCTACGCCGCCCCGCACCACCTGCTCGCCGAGGGCGCCGTCCTGGACGTGCGCCGCACGCGCGCGGGGGACGCCTGGGGGAAGCGCAACGCGGCCGAGGCGCCGAAGTCCGCCGGTGTGATGCTGGGGCTGCCGAAGATCGGTGCCCCGGAGCCGCTGCCGGTCGCCACCGGCAGCGGGTGCGGCTGCGACTGA
- a CDS encoding serine/threonine-protein kinase, with protein MLSDGGADVESFQPLEDGDPRVVGGYRLVARLGSGGMGRVYLSHTPGGRAVAVKVIRPELAENAEFRKRFQAEVAAASRVHGLYTAPVVDSDTGGSIPWCATAYVPGPSLADAVRDHGPLPLDTVLRLIAGVAEALQAVHREGIVHRDLKPSNVLLAADGPRVIDFGVARAADATSVTMSGTALGTVAYMAPEQVLGGDAMPSADVFALGQTAVFAATGGAAFGDGDPHAVLYRVVHEEPDLSRVPAEIRELVARCLRKPAAERPSVEEVIRSVQTIQADLGAEARSASGAWLSGELAAGIAARAEGADRARAEAVADAHASGTSGAAEAAGAFGPAGSGAFAPAGPSGPAGPSGPGVFGPPMAYSPAAPSHAALRGPFVRGPGAAPGPYAPHPWQQPQEPDSAQTSSVGTDGNGRKARGWVWAAAAVVLVAGGAAAALLLVPRDGDKNDHRAQDVAASQSATSAEASPSASGSPSPRASKKPKTAKSALPPSPSGPPTPTRTATSAPPTVASSKPAAPTAPVPVTYSGIRMTASHDLYLADTPVRSKADTGTSDEDLTYAVYSSGAVLAPGTDSGSSLALLPVGRQGSLDACKAATGYKSYIWVKDLTVGQQMCVVSGTGHVGLVTYRGSSGTTYATLDVRVWRNAA; from the coding sequence GTGTTGAGCGACGGTGGGGCCGATGTGGAGAGTTTCCAGCCTCTGGAGGACGGTGATCCTCGGGTCGTCGGCGGCTACCGGCTGGTGGCACGGCTCGGGTCCGGGGGCATGGGACGGGTCTATCTCTCGCACACGCCGGGCGGGCGGGCCGTCGCGGTCAAGGTGATCCGGCCGGAGCTGGCCGAGAACGCCGAGTTCCGGAAGCGGTTCCAGGCCGAGGTGGCCGCCGCGAGCCGGGTGCACGGGCTCTACACGGCTCCGGTCGTCGACAGCGACACCGGGGGGTCGATCCCGTGGTGCGCGACCGCCTATGTGCCGGGGCCTTCCCTCGCCGACGCGGTACGCGATCACGGGCCGCTGCCCCTCGACACCGTGCTGCGACTGATCGCCGGTGTCGCGGAGGCCCTGCAGGCGGTGCACCGCGAGGGCATCGTGCACCGGGACCTCAAGCCGTCGAACGTGCTGCTCGCCGCCGACGGCCCGCGGGTCATCGACTTCGGTGTCGCACGGGCCGCGGACGCCACGTCGGTGACGATGAGCGGCACGGCCCTCGGAACCGTCGCCTACATGGCGCCGGAGCAGGTGCTCGGCGGGGATGCCATGCCGTCGGCCGACGTGTTCGCGCTGGGGCAGACCGCGGTGTTCGCGGCGACGGGCGGCGCCGCCTTCGGGGACGGGGATCCGCACGCGGTGCTCTACCGGGTGGTCCACGAGGAGCCCGACCTCAGCCGCGTGCCGGCGGAGATACGGGAGCTGGTGGCACGGTGTCTGCGCAAGCCCGCCGCCGAGCGACCTTCCGTCGAGGAGGTCATACGCTCCGTCCAGACGATCCAGGCGGATCTCGGTGCCGAAGCGCGGTCCGCGTCCGGGGCGTGGCTGTCGGGTGAGCTGGCGGCGGGTATCGCGGCTCGGGCCGAAGGCGCCGATCGGGCCAGGGCGGAGGCGGTTGCGGACGCTCACGCTTCGGGGACCTCCGGGGCTGCGGAGGCCGCGGGGGCTTTCGGACCCGCTGGATCCGGCGCCTTCGCTCCCGCCGGTCCCAGCGGTCCGGCCGGTCCCAGCGGTCCCGGCGTTTTCGGGCCTCCGATGGCCTACTCCCCCGCTGCGCCGTCCCATGCCGCGCTGCGCGGACCCTTCGTGAGGGGGCCGGGGGCCGCGCCGGGTCCGTACGCTCCGCACCCCTGGCAGCAGCCGCAGGAACCGGACTCCGCACAGACCTCCTCGGTGGGCACGGACGGCAACGGCCGCAAGGCCCGGGGCTGGGTATGGGCCGCAGCCGCGGTCGTACTCGTCGCCGGTGGGGCGGCCGCCGCGCTGCTGCTCGTCCCGCGGGACGGCGACAAGAACGACCACCGGGCTCAGGACGTCGCCGCGTCGCAGTCGGCCACGTCCGCGGAGGCTTCGCCGTCGGCGTCCGGCTCCCCGTCACCCCGGGCCTCGAAGAAGCCCAAGACGGCCAAGTCCGCTCTGCCGCCGAGCCCTTCGGGGCCCCCGACGCCCACGCGGACCGCTACCTCGGCTCCTCCGACCGTCGCGTCCAGCAAGCCCGCGGCCCCGACGGCCCCCGTCCCGGTGACGTACTCCGGGATCCGGATGACCGCGAGCCACGACCTGTATCTCGCGGACACTCCGGTGCGGTCCAAGGCGGACACCGGGACCTCCGACGAGGATCTGACGTACGCCGTCTACTCCTCGGGGGCGGTCCTCGCCCCCGGCACCGACTCCGGCAGCTCCCTCGCCCTGCTGCCCGTGGGGCGGCAGGGAAGCCTGGACGCGTGCAAGGCGGCGACCGGCTACAAGAGCTACATCTGGGTCAAGGACCTCACCGTCGGCCAGCAGATGTGCGTGGTCAGCGGGACGGGGCACGTGGGGCTCGTGACGTATCGGGGTTCGTCCGGGACGACGTACGCCACCTTGGACGTGAGGGTCTGGCGCAACGCGGCCT